The genomic interval TTTGacgaaaaaaatgatgattattaaaaagttttatctatttaaaaaatatatttaaaaagtacAACACAGTTTCAATTTACATGccgaataaaataaatacaatgaattgataaaaattatgtgaaCTTTTTAatgtacaaattgaaaaaaaaatggataattacaataattatatcttagatttcataataattttttctctttcgggcagtttacttatttatttacaatatattataaaattaatcacTCCACAATATGCTGACCATGCTGTAAAAAAAACCAATGAGGGGgtaaaaaaaatagcaaaatttgGGACATTCTTTATATAACAATTGTGATTTGAATAAAAGGTTGATCAGCATTTTGGGTCCCTTTAACCACAGTACTTAAAAGGTACTTTCGATTGATCTAATTGGAGCATCACATGATAATATAATGTCAACAAGATGGCGACGCTTCGCATTGAATCTCATAAAAGTGATTATACGAGGGAACCTCAAAATCAACTGACCAACGAGTAGTCGATGATTTTTTGTACGAGGGAAATGATCAAATGCTTTCGATAATCAGCGTTATACGAGGGTAAGttatgggaaaaatattttttggccagaattATACGAGGGGaggataagaaaaaaaatttgacgattTTAAGGTTTCAATAagttttaaacgaaaaaaaaaaagctAAAATTATACGAGAGACAGTtgagaaatattaaaagaacGGTTAATAAAATCGATGGGTTCGAATTATACGAggggaaattgaaaaattgcaaACAGAATTTTGACGATTTTAAAGTTTCAATAACGAGAACTATACGAAGCAGCGTCAAGTGagttttaaacgaaaatataatagttaaaaattttcgattgcTTAGAGTTATACGAGGGAAAGTTAAAAAGACGAACAATAAGTACAATCTTCGTTTTTCTACGCGTGAACAtaagattttgaagaaaaaaaaaactataatttcaaagaaaatatttttctcctttagaaaaaaaatctgctCACCTCTAAAATGACATGGACTAACTACCGTTATTATAACTCGATTTATTCGCGGCCATTTGTTGTAACGAATTGATAAAAGCCTTTTGGAATTCGTCTTGGAAACCGGACGCGAAATCGCCGcctcctcctcctcctgcaCCGCCGCCTCTACTATTAACGTCGTTCCTACCGCCGTGACTGTGATTCGATGTGGTTTTCGAACTGGAAAAACTTTTGTTGTAAGCTATAACAGAAACGGGCGAATTCGACGAATTGTCGTTTTTTACTGGCGAACACGCCAATTTTTGTAAAGCTTTCAAGTTCTCCATAACCATCTGGATGTCTTTCTGACCGTCTCCGTCCGATTTCGAAGTGACTAGAGGAGTGTGCGGTACGTAATCTTGGTGTACGGGGAATACTggaacgaaaaaaattatatagaaaaaaaaaaacaacaaccaCGTGACATACCGGGCGAATAATGATTTGATGGATTGATATCGTTGGGATTTCTAGAGTAcgtttctaataatttttttttaacgcCTTGGCAGTGAGATGTTGTCGGTATCACAGTCGTCGGgggattttcttttttttcttctctagTCGGAAGATTTTTAACTATTACGCCGCTATCGTCCAACATTGAGGATAGATCGTTACtaaaaaattagacaaaaaaactatttagttgtttttcggaatcaatttggaaaattttgcaattttatcggtttaaatttaattatttactcacACATTATTTCCACTTTGATAACAATGCGCGGCGGCGTTGGCGGTTCGATGTTTCGTAGTCGAAACGTCGCATCTCGTCGAAACGAAATCGCCAACAGGAACGTTAAATTTATTAGTCAAATCCTGAGATACGGTAACGTTCGAATGATATTTTTCATCTTGTAACGGTTTGTAGCAATTCACATCTTTCGATTGATAAACGGTTAAATCGTCCATAGCTACGGATTTCGGCGTATCCGAATAGGGTTTGaacatttgaaatttcgataaatCCGTCGGTTTTTCCACGCATTTCGACGAAACAATCGGTTTTTCCATAGGTTTCGACGAGACGATCGGCTTCTCTATAGGTTTCGACGAGACGATCggtttttctatagatttcgACGAGACAATCGGTTTTTCCATAGATTTCGACGGTTTTTCCACGTGCCGGACGAGATCTATCGGGGGGGTGATTACTTCTTGACGGTTGATCGGTTTCTCTTCGGGTTTTTCTTTATCGGGGTAAGTTTGACGGTTTTGTTTATCCGTATACGAATGAGGTTTTTCCTTTTCGGTATTATAAGTATAATCGGGGTGTTTTAGTTTTTCTCCGTAGTTATGACCGACGTATTTACTCGATACATCTTTATCCGTATAAGAACGTTTGTCTTTGTCGAGGTGGTGATGGTGGTGGTGGTGATGGTGTTTACTTTTGTCGTGGTAATGATGATGTTTGTCCTTGTTGTGATAAGATTTTCCgggatatttttctttttcttcaaaatcttgTTTGTTTGATCGGATGTTTTCCgaggttttttctttttccacaTATTGGGGGACGATTTCCttgttattttcgaattttttttccgGTTTAATTTCGTCAGCGTACGGTTTGAACATTTCGTGTGTTTTCGcgtagatttttttcatttctacatACGGTTTAAAAACTTCGTCGTTCGAATCGATTTTCGATTGGCTCTCGTTCGATTTCGATTGTTCTTCGGTATCgtcgatttttttgttatctaaAACGATTTCGTTGTTGTTAACGACTTTGGTGACGGTGATACTATTCGTTATTTCGGTTTTATCCGCGTCGTTTTTCCCGTTGGTGATTGGCGTTATGGAAATATTGGAATGTTTCGATGAATCGACGCTGACATTCGAGGGATTcgatgaagaagaagatctCGAATGACCCTGCATACTATTGAGTATCTTCTTGATGTTGTTTATATACATCCAATTTTCCGGCCACAGTGGTAAGATGTCCTTTCTAAGGTAATCGACCAGTTGTTCTTCTAATAAACTAGCCTTGTTACCTTCCAGGACGAGACAACGTTTTTTAACACTAACGACATCTTTTAAATGTTTCCTGAAATTGGAAAATCGATAATTATCTGGAAAATTATAACGTGTGACTGAAAAAAACCTCGCTTCTCATGGAAATTGGATTTCAACCTGAAACTTGGCACAAAACCTCTCCGACCCCCTCAAAACTATCACTTTCGAGGGTACTCTAGAAGGAAGTGTCCGGAAATGGTTCCTTCAGACTCTTAAGGGAGAGTTTCAAGAAGATTTAGGGGTTTTGTAGCCATTGAGTTTCATAAAAATTggccaaaaatcaattttcataagGATTGTGCGAGGTCTTTTTCGATTTACTATACAAATGGCGTTATTAACTAGTTCTAGacacaaataaatgaaaattctcggaaaaatcaagaaaaatgtggaaaatgcAATCAAGTCATCATCAAAATGAGCGTAAACTTCAATAACGCCATCTATTAGACAATACTTTAAGATCGTATCAATAGACGAAATAGAAGAACCTCTATTTCATACATTTATCTatgaattattttgtactttatatactgttcgaaaaaattaatttaatttccaaaatatcgaagtaaaattagtttttgtatcAATTTCCTCTATTAATTgatgattaaataataaaactgttacAGTACATTACAGAAATCTAtaaattatgtcaaattttatatttttaatacagaCCAGCTTAGATAGATGGCGctggaaatattttcaaatttcgtttaaagtcaaaaatacagtaaataaattgaagaacTTCTAATTTATATAAACGTTTTTCTATGGATTATTTTGTACCCTGTATATCgtcataaaaaacattcgattgccaaaaaatcgattctaatacTAATGCCCTCTATTAATCGATGATTAAATCATAAAACTGTCAAAGTACATTATAGAAATCTGTAAATTATgtcgaattttatatttttagtataaactAAAATAGAAAGATGACAGTGGGATTGAAAAACtgatttgatcaattttttttcaacttacttAGTTTCTTCATTCCAACGGAATTTCCTCTTGGGTAATTTGAGATTTTTCCATTCTTCATCGTTCTCGTTCTCCTTAGAAAACCTGTACCCGTAAAACGATatttaattcaagaaaaataatatacgagggtcgtttaaaaattattaatcgtTACTTGGAACAGTTAAATGACAAAATCGCAAGTAATAATCAGATGAACAAGAAAACGTAGTTTTTCCGCAGGAACAACGTATTTTCTCACATTTCAGTCACGAAAATTagtgaaatttgtaaaataattactTATTTTCTAGATCTGATTTCAGGTGATGTTTTTCTGTTTCTTAACCTAAAAATCTGATTTTGCCGATATCATTGATATCGTATTTATATGTTTTGAGCCCGTTTATTTGTGGGATCAGTAATTTTTAGTACAGTCTTCGTAttataattctaatatttttgatttttattgtaatttactTGAAAACAACGCCTAAGGAACACGTATAGATAAAAATGCGATCACTTGACAGGAAGTAAATAATTCCCTTATTGAAGggtattttcagtttttactttacttttcgataaatttccattgatttttctAGTATTTCACCTCCAAACAACACCAAACGAACCCTTATAGTTCTATGGttccaaaatatatgataaCAAATAGTTTTATGGAATAactgtaacaaaaacaaatatcctTTTCcgttttttatatctaatacatttcagtaattttttctcataattcaCCTACAAAACACTTTAAACGAGCTCGTACAGTTCTGtggtttcattttatttgataaaactcaGTTCTATGGAATAACCGTGGCAAGAAAACAATCAATTCCCTAATTTTAGGACGAAAATCctttttattcttctttattCGAGAAAATTGACTTTACAATgattttctaatcaattttttcctataaatCACCACCAAACAGCACCAAACGAAACCTTATATTTCTATGgttttttaatgtaataaaaatagttcTACTGAATAGATTGGTGATTTTGTTTTTCGTTCAGtctcattaaaaaaatcgataagtAGAAATCTAATCAAacgaaacaagaaaaaaatacaaattcagtcaaaaaacttactttttctCCATCACTTTCTGACTCTCCTGCCGGAAGTTCTCCTCCAAAGCAGGCATGACAGTATCGATGCAATCCTTCAATTTCGTCTTCAAATTTCTCAACCGTCTTTCGTTATCCTCCAAATCCAACACCCTCGCCCTTCTTATTAACGTGTCTTTAGTGCAATTCACGTACTGCGCGAGATGTTCGTAAACTTTCACCCTCGACGATTTCGATATGATCCTACTCTTCTTTTCcaaactgaaaacaaaaaaaaatcatccacaAATATAAACGacgaaataatcgaaaaattgtaCAGAAAAATAACCAGCACTCAAATAATTATCGATGTCTATTACGAGGGTATTAAGAAATATTCTACCACTAATTTTTGTTCTATTAAATTGTCGTCTCCAACTGAaagaaaaaatcatagaaattgTAATTTACTTACTTCAGTAATAACCCATTGACTTCTTGCGTAAAAAACGCCTTCTTCCCTTCTCCTTTATAATTAATGGCAGCTTCTTTTAATTTCGTAAGTATACCGTCGATATCCCCCGGTAAATTTTCTGGTAACTTCACTATTTCTTCCTTTTCTAACCTACTCAAAGTCGGTTTGTCTTTATCCTTCAATTGAGTATCTAAAACGACATATCcaagatttttttcataaaactattGGCAACATCgcaattttaaaacaatatacgTTTCTGATAAGTTTTAATGAGATACGGTAAGTGAGTTGACAGTATAATATCAGATCATATGTAAACAACGTCGCTACACTTCGTAATTAATatggaaattgaagaaatgtgaaaaaatgaggttaggttGGTCCTTCgacccggctcgaaggaccagattgTGTAATTGTATGTGTGTAATCGTAGTAAACACCAAATTAAGCCAACAGAACTtgatgattattaaaaaatgagaaatttgaggaaattacgagtttaaaaaaagttttcttgtaATTCTGGATGAATCGATTTGGTATTAACAGcttaaatcaatttatattattttttatatattccatGAACTTCTGGGCAATTTACACACCCACAATTGCACTTCGAATCATCCTTAAATCGCTAGTTAATACCTgtctcgaaggaccagataatgtGATTGTTTGACTTTAGTTGTAGCACACGATAGCAAAATacgataaaatatttcaaaacagtATATAAATGGAATTTTAGCCAAcagaatttggaaaattgatgaaaaaattggaaaatatatgaaCACTTAGGTATTTTTATCGCCCTCAATgagtttttatcattttattggatgaataaagtaataaaattgtCCGGAACTATTAGGTTGCTTTCACACTCCCTAATGTTTGGTCCATCGAGCCACTGGTTAATACCAGACTTGAAGAACCATCAAAAGTGATTTTTAAGCGCAGCTGTAGCGCACCCAGTAcgcaaaatttgataaaatattgtaaattagtTTGAAACCGTATATGAATTGGATTTTAGCCAccagaatttagaaaattggtaaaaaaatggaaattatagccctaaatgtatttatattatttgatatagtaaataaattataacttaaaaaatttttaaagtgcGACAAAACGGtccaataacatttttttttgaaaaatgatatttttcagaaaacttACCGATTTTATTTTGCGTATTATTTACATTATCCTCAGCCGGCGATTTATTTTGCTTGGTATCGAAATCTTCTACCACCTGCTTCAAAACGGATTCTATGGCATCAGTTACACTGGTTATGTTCATgggttttttgttttctttcgaGGATTCCTTTTCGATGGTATCCTCCACTGTTTTTAACTCATCCGGTACGGATAAATTGAGATCTTCGCGTTTTTCCCTCAACAAATCTTTAACTGTCTTATTCGGATCTATAGATTTCCGTTTTTTcacctgaaaaaaattaatcaaacacATTCcactatttcaataaaaaaattagaaaactcaCTTGAATTTTTGCTgtactaaacatttttttcttgatggCTTGTTGCATAGAAGTAGTCGGCGATTGTACTTTGAGTTTCTTTTCCTTTTGAGCGGGATTGGCAGTGTCGCTGTCGCTATCAGCCGAAGTTTCCAATATCCTCTTACGATTTTTACTCTTCTGTTTATCCTCACCTGTAAAACTcgcatattttcaaaaaaataaaaaaactataaaatcacACAAAACCGTATAACATAACttctaacaaataaatttactaaCCCTCACTTTCCGACGCAGAAGATGTACCGGAAGAGGAAGAAGCGGAAGTGGAGGCGTCGGAACTAGCCTCGTCATCAGTCTTAAATTCAAGCGCGCCGGAATTTACGTAAAAACCACCATGAAGAGTAGTGACGTTTTTCGGTATAATTTCGTCGTAACCATCGgtattatcaataaatgaatCCGATTCGTCGTAACCCATACCAATATCCGCGTAATCATCTTTTCTATCTTTCCTCTTTTTCTTTGTCACCCCGGAGCCCTACAATCAGATTCAATGATACACAGAATGGTATCATTCCAATTGATATACGACACTCACATATTTTGCTTCCATTTCGAGAGCAATTCTTCtaacatcatcatcattatcacCGAATGGATCCAGTCCATTTTCTAAACCGTTCGTGTCCTTCACCGGTTTTGTTTTCCTCTAAAAGTATATTAAATCTCACTGATACACTTTATTAAGAAtatttcgttaaaatatttgtttttgtatcataATTCTATAAAATCCTTGACACAAATCAATTTAGATAGTAATTTATAACGAATAACCCCGtatattgttcaatttttattagcGTTATCAAACAAAcaagttaaataaattatttttatatttatatgatatacAAAATACCTACATCATTTGATACCTGATTAttactatttaatattaaaatgcaTCTCAGAATATCTAAGGAAAATATAGGTTAGAACATTTCCAAACATAGACGTAGttaagaaattagaaaatatgctaatcaaaatgatttttgttttcatattagTTATAAATTTAAACGATATACTATTTTTAACGAACTCTAAagtggaacaaaaaaatttaatatatatatatatatataattccggttattaaatacatttaattgaaaataattttagattattttcacCCAAAGCGCCGACTATGTTCGCATATGTGCATGACTCCCGGATAGCGGCGTGACGTTAAAGTTCTAACCTCCTCGTGTTTCTGTTCGCCTGATACAAACGCGCCTAAATCCGATCTCGATGACGAGGTTTTTGCGAAGTTTttggatataaaataaaataaacaaattaattattttctaaaataataataatgtaataatgaaCGTTactaataagattttttctatttttctaacTAGTGCCGTAAACGAGTACACGTTTGAATTTACAAGACGTGTTCAAGGTATTTGACGTATTTGTCTCcaaatataatttacaaataaaaaaaaaactataatactAACATCTTTTGAGCGATGTTTAAATTATAAGGACAAATGGTGGTTTATTCAAAAGTATTGTTGAATAATAACAGCGGAGGTAgtctattattaaattttcatcattttctccCTACTCTCGTTTAAACTTCTAATCAAATTGGAATTTTAGCAAGGAGCGgcttattataataaaatctgTTAAAACATCTCAGTACGTACAAGTTATAAATCAATTATACTATTAGTACACGTAactaatatgtttatttaaaacttatcGAATTTGGTAAACccactttttatttgaatatgtaatgaattaaaatgCATCTAAAGTTCATGAAACTATTGAGAATTacacaattattaaaatttgctTACACACTTAACACTGATGACCAAATTGTCTGTCCTCACACGTTTGCAGGCTTTACGACGTGGCAACGTCGGGAAAAAtggtttattataattaaattatcaaaagcAATGATATAAATAATGTCATATTATCGACGTTTACAAAAATCAAGCACTTCAATATTTCCTAAAAAAGAATTGTCTGTGCTGTTGTTGCTTAGTGTTCATTGGAGGTGGGAATGCAAATGTTGCAATATCAACTCCAGATTGGTAGGAATAAAAGGACATAAACGTGATCGATCTCTCAGAAGAGCCCTGGGAGGTGGTTTTCAAACTACAATGTCCAAAATAGTCACGTAGACCACAATCTTTTTATACCAAAGAACAATGTAAATATCTATCCGAATTTAAGAATGTACTTTGTGCGGAAgcaacgtttttgttttttttttaatcaaatctaACTTAAACATGGCGACGTAAATACTAAGCTGATAATTAAAGTGGATTTTAAGATACTAAAAAATCAGTTATTGCAATAAGGTTTTGCAAAGGGGCTAAACCTTCCTCAAGAATTTTTAACGTGACAGCTGTCACCTGATGCCTTTGCTTTGCAAAAACTACAGCAATAACCTTATTTTACTgtatttattcgaaattaaacagAAATCGAGACCATTTTCTCTCATAACTTACCTTTACAACAGCAGCTAGTTGGTCCTTATAGTTATATTCAGGGCAGTTGTCTTCATTGGATTCGGGTAAAATCACAGATATCCTCACTGTTTTACACAGTTTTTTTATCACTTTGTCATTCACTTTTTGCGGTTCAAGAGTCGTTAGAGCCACACGTTTAATGTCTGacat from Diorhabda sublineata isolate icDioSubl1.1 chromosome 8, icDioSubl1.1, whole genome shotgun sequence carries:
- the LOC130447794 gene encoding ubinuclein-2, whose product is MSDIKRVALTTLEPQKVNDKVIKKLCKTVRISVILPESNEDNCPEYNYKDQLAAVVKRKTKPVKDTNGLENGLDPFGDNDDDVRRIALEMEAKYGSGVTKKKRKDRKDDYADIGMGYDESDSFIDNTDGYDEIIPKNVTTLHGGFYVNSGALEFKTDDEASSDASTSASSSSGTSSASESEGEDKQKSKNRKRILETSADSDSDTANPAQKEKKLKVQSPTTSMQQAIKKKMFSTAKIQVKKRKSIDPNKTVKDLLREKREDLNLSVPDELKTVEDTIEKESSKENKKPMNITSVTDAIESVLKQVVEDFDTKQNKSPAEDNVNNTQNKIDTQLKDKDKPTLSRLEKEEIVKLPENLPGDIDGILTKLKEAAINYKGEGKKAFFTQEVNGLLLNLEKKSRIISKSSRVKVYEHLAQYVNCTKDTLIRRARVLDLEDNERRLRNLKTKLKDCIDTVMPALEENFRQESQKVMEKKFSKENENDEEWKNLKLPKRKFRWNEETKKHLKDVVSVKKRCLVLEGNKASLLEEQLVDYLRKDILPLWPENWMYINNIKKILNSMQGHSRSSSSSNPSNVSVDSSKHSNISITPITNGKNDADKTEITNSITVTKVVNNNEIVLDNKKIDDTEEQSKSNESQSKIDSNDEVFKPYVEMKKIYAKTHEMFKPYADEIKPEKKFENNKEIVPQYVEKEKTSENIRSNKQDFEEKEKYPGKSYHNKDKHHHYHDKSKHHHHHHHHHLDKDKRSYTDKDVSSKYVGHNYGEKLKHPDYTYNTEKEKPHSYTDKQNRQTYPDKEKPEEKPINRQEVITPPIDLVRHVEKPSKSMEKPIVSSKSIEKPIVSSKPIEKPIVSSKPMEKPIVSSKCVEKPTDLSKFQMFKPYSDTPKSVAMDDLTVYQSKDVNCYKPLQDEKYHSNVTVSQDLTNKFNVPVGDFVSTRCDVSTTKHRTANAAAHCYQSGNNVNDLSSMLDDSGVIVKNLPTREEKKENPPTTVIPTTSHCQGVKKKLLETYSRNPNDINPSNHYSPVFPVHQDYVPHTPLVTSKSDGDGQKDIQMVMENLKALQKLACSPVKNDNSSNSPVSVIAYNKSFSSSKTTSNHSHGGRNDVNSRGGGAGGGGGGDFASGFQDEFQKAFINSLQQMAANKSSYNNGS